The sequence CCAATCATGGTGTTTGCAGCATAGGACAAATAAAATGATGCTTGTATGAGTAGTGTTTGTATGGACAAGGCTATACGCAATATGTGTTGGTTTCATTTAATTTTCAAATCTTTTgggaataattttttaaattattgttaatattgtttttttatatagcaTAGGCAGACCTATTAGCCGCCACTACAtcccacacaatggggcttatttactaagggtaccgcggccgcattttccgacttttcgaggattgcgccagggattgtgtcacacacgatcggattatgtctcaatcacgccggctttcatgcgatacaAATCAATGGGCGGGACGACGGaccatccgacggattcggactacgtgcgggatttaCCATTTTATTAAGTGTCACAttaaatgcacttacatacaccgggaggaagatggtgaactccggcggacctaagcgggcAGCAACACATGCTGGGTATGGGGCGCACAGCTTGAATCACAGCAAAGTTcaccctcgtcggacagtccagatcgtggctcgcgcagggaccgggtaagtaaatgtaccccaatgactTTGCACCCTGAGGGAACCCAACCCTCTCAAAATCAGTTAGATGCTTAAGGATCCTGGAGACTCTCCTCTTTTATAATATTAGAAGTACTAGTAATAGTTAGTAATACAGCTATTTTTAAGTTTCTGCTATTTATTTTCCTACTGTGTATTGAAAATACTAAAACTTTGCCCTTTGATAATTATATATTCCATAatgttttcaaatatattttttttatttatcaaaaACTTAAACTTTCTTTTTTAGATCATGGTAAAAAAGATCTCCTGATTGATCTCAGCATCGGTTCCCAAGTTGATTACTTGTCCTCTGCTAGTAAGTATTTTAAAGACACTGTCATTttgaaagtcagagacagagatttcGTGGAGATGAAAACATTGGTGGACACAGGAAAGCCTTATGTACAGAAAGAAGGAAACAGGTGAAATATtagttatttttgtaatttttttgccatcCTTTTTTATGCTAACTAagacagttcttttttgttttaattttttcttaGTGAATATAAGGATGAAAAACAGAAACCAGCAATTCAAAGTGTTTTAAAAAGTGACCTTGAGAAGGAAAATATGACAGAGCCAATAACCTTGCCTCCAGCAGATGCTGTCATCAGTGCTGGTCTTTTGGATGTTATCAGCAAAGACGAGAAGGATTACAAAAGATATCTCAGGAAGTTCTTAAGGCTGCTAAAAACTGGAGGACACCTCCTGTTATTTGGGGCATTAAATGCAACATATATAAAAGTTGGGGAGGAGAAActcaatgtattaaaatacaatgagGATATTGTTAGGAAGGCTCTCACTGGGGAAGGGTTTACCATCCAGGATCAGATTAAAACAGTTGAGAATTCCCTTACTAACTCTGAAAGTATGATATTTATTGCATGCTATAAGAAAAAGTAGTATTATTATAAAAGCTTGTAGTGTCCTTAGTACATTTGTACTAAGTTTGAATATGAGAGATAATAAGGAAATGATGAGAAACAAAATGCAAGGTTGTGTTTTTGAGAACTTACATGCTAAGAATTAATCTGATCACTTAGACACCGTGAAATAATGAGCTTTTATCTGCTTTATCATTAATCTtttctatattttctttttaGTTCTATAAAAGACAACACATATGGTGACCTACTTGATGaagttaaataaaataaagcattaaacaatgtggggcacatttacttacccggccgctggagttcacccaaagtgcattgtccgacaataatgcactgtgccgcgattaactaagattgtgcgcctgatatcctgcatgtgttgcttcctcgcATAggaccgacagagttcaccatcttttaaatgcttgtgacacaatttgaaagttaaatcctgtactcattctgaatcagtcggatagtcCGATGGCCAGCcctcccccccaatttgtgtcacatggaagccagtgcagttgCGCCAAAAAATAATTGCGTGTGccaaatcccagcacagacacctgttaaatacctgtccaagccgtgcaatccctgaaaaaggtgcaaagtccgacgacagtgagcagcgcgaccctcaCTAAATGAGCCCTGTGTGTCCATTGCTTGTTGATGGGGAAGCATTTTCTACAGATTTATAAACTATAGTTTGCATCATGGTTGCTCCTCTGGCTGTCAGATTGATCATTGTGGCGTTATCACTTTAGAAAATCTAGCAGCAGTGTTCTTCTTCTTCTATGCCCAGGTTTTTAGACTTTTGAATAAATAGTGCCAGTTACTTTATGTTAAAAAATTGCATAGAGTTTACATATAGCTGATGGCTGTGGCTTtgtcttttgactttttttgcaaCTTATTAAAAATCCTCCACGGCACTACCATAGCCAACAGAATGATAGCTTTTTCTATAAGTGCTCTTACATTTGATCCTTGTGGCGTTTTGGTGCCAAAATGTCACCGCAACCATGAGGGCCCTCTTTGGGTG comes from Engystomops pustulosus chromosome 6, aEngPut4.maternal, whole genome shotgun sequence and encodes:
- the LOC140065762 gene encoding nicotinamide N-methyltransferase-like, with product MDSRMQKPFQLYDFDLTLHLDDYFSDHGKKDLLIDLSIGSQVDYLSSASKYFKDTVILKVRDRDFVEMKTLVDTGKPYVQKEGNSEYKDEKQKPAIQSVLKSDLEKENMTEPITLPPADAVISAGLLDVISKDEKDYKRYLRKFLRLLKTGGHLLLFGALNATYIKVGEEKLNVLKYNEDIVRKALTGEGFTIQDQIKTVENSLTNSESMIFIACYKKK